A window from Cellulomonas sp. C5510 encodes these proteins:
- a CDS encoding ABC transporter ATP-binding protein — MSLPTPTTGRHTDGATGRRTVLTVRDLDVVYEVTPPVHAVKHADLELHAGEILGLAGESGCGKTTLAYAINRLHQPPARIAAGEVTFHDRDGTDVDVLGLSDEALRRFRWETLSMVFQGAMNALNPVTSVRAQLADTMRAHRPGIGRTEVEARSVEVLERVGVDPRRLSSYPHELSGGMRQRVMIAMAMLLEPQIMIMDEPTTALDVVVQRDILREIVRLRDELDFAVVFITHDLPLLLEISDRIAVMLRGEIVELDSADRLYTHAQHPYTRRLLGSFPSLSGERGDFIRTGVLDDEQDGASA; from the coding sequence ATGAGCCTGCCGACGCCGACCACCGGCCGCCACACCGACGGGGCCACGGGCCGCCGCACCGTGCTGACCGTGCGCGACCTCGACGTGGTCTACGAGGTCACGCCGCCCGTGCACGCCGTGAAGCACGCCGACCTGGAGCTGCACGCGGGGGAGATCCTCGGGCTCGCCGGGGAGTCCGGCTGCGGCAAGACGACGCTGGCCTACGCGATCAACCGGCTGCACCAGCCGCCGGCCCGGATCGCGGCGGGCGAGGTGACGTTCCACGACCGGGACGGCACCGACGTCGACGTCCTGGGGCTGTCCGACGAGGCGCTGCGCCGGTTCCGCTGGGAGACGCTGTCGATGGTCTTCCAGGGGGCGATGAACGCGCTCAACCCGGTGACGTCCGTCCGGGCGCAGCTCGCGGACACCATGCGGGCGCACCGGCCCGGCATCGGCCGCACGGAGGTCGAGGCGCGCTCGGTGGAGGTGCTCGAGCGCGTCGGCGTCGACCCGCGCCGGCTGTCGTCCTACCCGCACGAGCTGTCCGGTGGCATGCGGCAGCGCGTCATGATCGCCATGGCGATGCTGCTCGAACCGCAGATCATGATCATGGACGAGCCGACGACCGCGCTGGACGTCGTGGTGCAGCGCGACATCCTGCGGGAGATCGTCCGCCTGCGCGACGAGCTCGACTTCGCGGTCGTGTTCATCACGCACGACCTGCCGCTGCTGCTGGAGATCAGCGACCGCATCGCCGTGATGCTGCGCGGGGAGATCGTCGAGCTCGACAGCGCCGACCGGCTCTACACCCACGCGCAGCACCCGTACACCCGCCGGCTCCTCGGCTCGTTCCCGAGCCTGTCGGGGGAGCGCGGCGACTTCATCCGCACAGGCGTGCTCGACGACGAGCAGGACGGAGCCAGCGCATGA
- a CDS encoding ABC transporter ATP-binding protein, with translation MTSVEVVDLTKDYTIREGLRRSTLRAVDGVSFDLVPRRTVALVGESGSGKSTIAKLLTRLEKPTSGQIRVTLDDRTPVVGSVYRRHVQMVFQDPFASLNPFHTIEHHVARPLLLHHRTRGAEQTRERVAQMLERVNLTPAHAFAQRRPHELSGGQRQRVAIARALAPGAQVLIADEPVSMLDVSIRLGVLNLLARLQREDNLAVLYITHDLATARHFSDEILVLYRGRVVERGPSDAVILDPHHDYTRLLAQAAPDPERVGKVVASELGFDRSRIDNSRCYDHTTGEWTVHPGAREAA, from the coding sequence ATGACCAGCGTCGAGGTGGTCGACCTGACCAAGGACTACACGATCCGCGAGGGGCTGCGGCGCTCCACGCTGCGGGCGGTCGACGGGGTGAGCTTCGACCTCGTGCCGCGCCGCACGGTCGCGCTGGTGGGGGAGTCGGGGTCGGGCAAGTCCACGATCGCGAAGCTGCTCACCCGGCTCGAGAAGCCGACGTCGGGCCAGATCCGGGTGACGCTGGACGACCGGACGCCGGTCGTCGGCTCCGTGTACCGCCGGCACGTGCAGATGGTGTTCCAGGACCCGTTCGCGTCGCTCAACCCGTTCCACACCATCGAGCACCACGTCGCCCGCCCGCTGCTGCTGCACCACCGGACGCGGGGCGCCGAGCAGACCCGGGAGCGCGTGGCGCAGATGCTCGAGCGCGTGAACCTCACGCCCGCCCACGCGTTCGCGCAGCGCCGTCCCCACGAGCTGTCCGGCGGCCAGCGGCAGCGCGTCGCGATCGCCCGGGCGCTGGCCCCGGGGGCGCAGGTGCTGATCGCCGACGAGCCCGTGTCGATGCTCGACGTGTCGATCCGGCTGGGCGTGCTCAACCTGCTGGCCCGGCTCCAGCGGGAGGACAACCTCGCGGTCCTGTACATCACGCACGACCTGGCGACCGCACGGCACTTCTCCGACGAGATCCTCGTGCTGTACCGGGGCCGTGTCGTGGAGCGGGGGCCGTCCGACGCCGTGATCCTCGACCCGCACCACGACTACACCCGGCTGCTCGCCCAGGCGGCGCCCGACCCGGAGCGCGTCGGCAAGGTCGTGGCGTCCGAGCTCGGGTTCGACCGCAGCCGGATCGACAACTCGCGGTGCTACGACCACACGACCGGCGAGTGGACGGTGCACCCGGGGGCGCGCGAGGCGGCGTGA
- a CDS encoding acyltransferase, with the protein MRDPGGTDGITGARRPLLDALRGVAIALVMLTHADSATFGSAGMVGVTLFFTLSGYLITGLLVRDLERYGRIRYGRFFGARALRLLPPLLLVLAGYLVIEGAVGLLGRRELLGQTVLAALTYTSNLPLLPHGSGSFFHLWTLATEEQFYLLWPLVLALAWRHRAARAVVLVGVLGSLAACAATIGYEWPDVARVYALPTSWSVALLAGCGLRLGRERAARLLPGTGGSRRALGVALLAVLAALALLPGLSATAAMYLLVIPLTAAVSAALVLLASGPTALPSGPARAPLRLLVALGTVSYAAYLWNLPIQQWLGDPGTPGAGLLGAALTLLAATVSWWAVERPAAALRRRWETPEPARAHAVVPAAPEPAA; encoded by the coding sequence GTGAGGGATCCCGGGGGCACGGACGGCATCACGGGTGCGCGGCGGCCGCTGCTCGACGCGCTGCGCGGCGTGGCGATCGCGCTCGTCATGCTCACCCACGCCGACTCGGCGACCTTCGGGTCCGCCGGCATGGTGGGCGTGACGCTGTTCTTCACGCTCTCGGGTTACCTCATCACCGGCCTGCTGGTGCGCGACCTGGAGCGGTACGGACGGATCCGGTACGGCCGGTTCTTCGGCGCACGGGCGCTGCGGCTGCTGCCGCCGCTGCTGCTGGTGCTCGCGGGCTACCTCGTCATCGAGGGCGCGGTCGGGCTGCTCGGGCGCCGGGAGCTGCTCGGGCAGACGGTCCTGGCGGCCCTCACCTACACGAGCAACCTGCCCCTGCTGCCCCACGGCAGCGGCTCGTTCTTCCACCTGTGGACGCTCGCCACGGAGGAGCAGTTCTACCTGCTGTGGCCCCTCGTGCTCGCCCTCGCGTGGCGGCACCGGGCCGCTCGCGCGGTCGTGCTGGTCGGGGTGCTCGGCTCGCTCGCCGCGTGCGCGGCCACGATCGGGTACGAGTGGCCGGACGTGGCGCGCGTGTACGCGCTGCCCACGTCCTGGTCCGTGGCGCTGCTCGCCGGCTGCGGGCTGCGCCTGGGCCGCGAGCGCGCCGCCCGGCTGCTGCCCGGCACCGGCGGGTCGCGCCGGGCGCTGGGCGTCGCGCTGCTCGCCGTGCTGGCCGCGCTGGCGCTGCTGCCCGGGCTGAGCGCCACCGCGGCGATGTACCTGCTCGTCATCCCGCTGACGGCCGCCGTGTCGGCCGCGCTGGTGCTGCTCGCGTCCGGTCCCACCGCCCTGCCGTCCGGCCCGGCGCGTGCGCCGCTGCGGCTGCTGGTGGCGCTCGGCACCGTGTCGTACGCGGCGTACCTGTGGAACCTGCCGATCCAGCAGTGGCTCGGCGACCCGGGCACGCCCGGCGCCGGCCTGCTCGGCGCCGCGCTCACCCTGCTGGCCGCGACGGTCAGCTGGTGGGCGGTCGAGCGCCCCGCCGCCGCGCTCCGGCGCCGGTGGGAGACGCCGGAGCCGGCCCGGGCGCACGCGGTCGTCCCCGCGGCGCCCGAACCTGCCGCGTGA
- the nhaA gene encoding Na+/H+ antiporter NhaA: MPHPTHPPVPTGLRRWASAETTGGALLIAAAVLALVWANSPWRDAYHEVSSLVVGVEAWHLDLDLAHWASDGLLAVFFFVVGLELKHEIVTGSLRDPRRAAVPVVAAVGGMLVPAAVYLAVVGVAGDAPSRAGWAVPTATDIAFALAVLAIFGRGLPVAIRTFLLTLAVVDDLLAIVVIAVFYSDGVAAGPLAASVGAVVLFALVARSPYVHPWLLWALGLVAWACMHASGVHATIAGVLLGLTVPARPVNAEHVSRVHRYEHAMRPWSAVVALPLFAFFAAGVTLVDGAGLAGVLGDPVVPAVVLGLVLGKVVGIVGAVAVVTRTTPLRLPDGVGLRDLLPVGLLAGIGFTVSLLIAELAFAGDDGRAGAAKIAVLAGTALSATVAAVLLRRDARRARARDENADGVVDAVQPAVGGGTTGPGVRPAGSHGGSGTARPPHG; encoded by the coding sequence ATGCCCCACCCGACGCACCCGCCCGTCCCCACCGGTCTGCGCCGCTGGGCGTCCGCCGAGACGACCGGCGGTGCCCTGCTCATCGCCGCCGCCGTCCTCGCCCTGGTCTGGGCGAACTCACCGTGGCGCGACGCCTACCACGAGGTGTCCTCCCTGGTCGTCGGCGTCGAGGCGTGGCACCTCGACCTGGACCTCGCCCACTGGGCGTCGGACGGCCTGCTCGCGGTGTTCTTCTTCGTGGTGGGACTGGAGCTGAAGCACGAGATCGTCACCGGGAGCCTGCGCGACCCGCGGCGGGCCGCGGTGCCGGTCGTCGCGGCGGTCGGCGGCATGCTCGTGCCGGCCGCGGTGTACCTCGCGGTGGTCGGCGTCGCCGGGGACGCCCCGTCGCGCGCGGGCTGGGCGGTGCCGACCGCGACCGACATCGCCTTCGCGCTCGCCGTCCTCGCGATCTTCGGCCGCGGCCTGCCCGTGGCGATCCGGACGTTCCTGCTGACCCTCGCGGTGGTGGACGACCTGCTCGCGATCGTCGTGATCGCGGTGTTCTACTCCGACGGCGTGGCAGCAGGCCCGCTGGCGGCCTCCGTCGGCGCCGTGGTGCTGTTCGCGCTCGTCGCCCGGTCCCCGTACGTGCACCCGTGGCTGCTCTGGGCCCTCGGCCTGGTGGCGTGGGCCTGCATGCACGCCTCCGGGGTGCACGCGACGATCGCCGGCGTGCTGCTGGGCCTGACCGTCCCGGCGCGCCCGGTGAACGCCGAGCACGTCAGCCGGGTGCACCGGTACGAGCACGCGATGCGGCCCTGGTCGGCCGTCGTGGCGCTCCCGCTGTTCGCGTTCTTCGCCGCCGGCGTCACCCTCGTGGACGGCGCGGGTCTCGCGGGCGTCCTGGGCGACCCGGTGGTGCCCGCAGTCGTGCTGGGCCTGGTGCTGGGCAAGGTGGTGGGCATCGTGGGCGCCGTCGCGGTGGTCACCCGGACCACGCCGTTGCGGCTGCCGGACGGCGTGGGCCTGCGCGACCTGCTGCCCGTCGGGCTGCTCGCCGGCATCGGGTTCACCGTCTCGCTCCTGATCGCCGAGCTCGCGTTCGCGGGTGACGACGGGCGGGCCGGGGCTGCGAAGATCGCGGTGCTCGCGGGCACGGCGCTGTCGGCCACGGTCGCCGCGGTGCTGCTGCGCCGGGACGCGCGGCGGGCACGGGCCCGGGACGAGAACGCCGACGGCGTGGTCGACGCGGTGCAGCCCGCGGTGGGTGGCGGGACGACCGGCCCGGGTGTGCGGCCGGCCGGGTCGCACGGGGGCTCGGGCACGGCCCGTCCACCGCACGGGTGA
- a CDS encoding DUF3375 domain-containing protein: MITRAEGAYQGAVRAFQNPMLDLLHKRHAPLVVSLLSLVFTPERPQVPVADAHTEVADALDQLRAAGYGDDLPAGTARDLCRQWADAGWLVRQVLDDDVETYRLSAHAVGALEVAGRAGGARARVSQSRVRTLLDAVEHLAQEADPDVLVRLSRLEAEIARLRAEAERIERTGEVERADDEQLLEEAENVLHLVRELPADFARVAESIKAMQRDVVTALRQDERPTGAVLREYLERGEHVMESTVEGRAFSGALRLIGDPERLDALSAQLDVVLRHPFTRMLPAPQRAELRDLGRRIERGLEQVFAAQREASAVITTQVRHHDPLRDRQVDELLRDVMTGLQHWVPGSRRGQSVEPLRRLPVAEVEHLRQSAGDLRPPEPPAPLHAWEDDDEDDASATLARAWGGPHYAELRAHLAAWSARDGAAGTGADVDLAEAFGGAPPDLRRPVDLLGLLEIADAVGMTETGALAYVEALRPDGSRRRFAFEGVTTRMEDGSDDRH; encoded by the coding sequence ATGATCACGCGAGCCGAAGGGGCGTACCAGGGCGCCGTCCGGGCCTTCCAGAACCCGATGCTCGACCTGCTGCACAAGCGTCACGCCCCGCTCGTGGTCTCGCTGCTGTCGCTCGTGTTCACGCCGGAGCGCCCGCAGGTGCCCGTCGCGGACGCCCACACCGAGGTCGCCGACGCGCTCGACCAGCTCCGCGCCGCGGGGTACGGGGACGACCTGCCCGCCGGCACCGCGCGCGACCTGTGCCGGCAGTGGGCCGACGCGGGCTGGCTGGTGCGCCAGGTGCTGGACGACGACGTGGAGACCTACCGGCTGTCCGCGCACGCCGTCGGCGCGCTCGAGGTCGCCGGCCGGGCGGGCGGCGCGCGGGCCCGGGTGTCCCAGTCCCGCGTCCGGACGCTGCTGGACGCCGTCGAGCACCTCGCCCAGGAGGCCGACCCCGACGTCCTCGTGCGGCTGTCGCGCCTCGAGGCGGAGATCGCGCGGCTGCGCGCCGAGGCCGAGCGCATCGAGCGCACCGGCGAGGTCGAGCGGGCCGACGACGAGCAGCTGCTCGAGGAGGCCGAGAACGTCCTGCACCTGGTGCGGGAGCTGCCGGCGGACTTCGCACGCGTCGCCGAGTCGATCAAGGCGATGCAGCGCGACGTCGTCACGGCGCTGCGCCAGGACGAGCGGCCGACGGGTGCCGTCCTGCGGGAGTACCTCGAGCGCGGCGAGCACGTCATGGAGTCCACCGTCGAGGGGCGCGCGTTCTCGGGCGCGCTGCGGCTCATCGGCGACCCGGAGCGGCTCGACGCGCTGTCCGCGCAGCTGGACGTGGTGCTGCGGCACCCGTTCACCCGGATGCTGCCCGCGCCGCAGCGAGCCGAGCTGCGCGACCTCGGGCGGCGCATCGAGCGGGGGCTCGAGCAGGTGTTCGCGGCGCAGCGCGAGGCGTCGGCCGTCATCACCACGCAGGTGCGGCACCACGACCCGCTGCGGGACCGGCAGGTCGACGAGCTGCTCCGGGACGTCATGACCGGGCTGCAGCACTGGGTCCCGGGGTCCCGCCGCGGCCAGAGCGTCGAGCCGCTGCGCCGGCTGCCCGTCGCCGAGGTCGAGCACCTGCGGCAGTCCGCCGGCGACCTGCGCCCCCCGGAGCCGCCCGCGCCGCTGCACGCCTGGGAGGACGACGACGAGGACGACGCCTCCGCGACGCTGGCCCGCGCGTGGGGCGGCCCGCACTACGCCGAGCTGCGCGCCCACCTCGCGGCGTGGTCCGCGCGGGACGGCGCGGCGGGGACCGGGGCCGACGTGGACCTGGCCGAGGCCTTCGGCGGCGCACCGCCGGACCTGCGCCGGCCCGTCGACCTGCTCGGCCTGCTCGAGATCGCCGACGCGGTCGGCATGACGGAGACGGGCGCGCTCGCGTACGTCGAGGCGCTGCGGCCCGACGGCAGCCGCCGGCGCTTCGCGTTCGAGGGCGTGACCACACGGATGGAGGACGGCAGCGATGACCGGCACTGA